In the genome of Thermosphaera aggregans DSM 11486, one region contains:
- a CDS encoding cation diffusion facilitator family transporter: MSFGLSERLIKARRAFITSALLSLAGAVVEGLALTVFSSIILLTDFFHWTLDTIVEFMMLFSIYYASRVGKKFPWSILIVEFSTSLLVMIILLAFYGWVALDYVNNLTVTYEVSTTDPWISLVTISGGFITFTAFLLQRRNYNRYGLEILRIDYTHALMDTLSSLFATIGIVATASTRSHSLEILFTIILLVFIIHSVLELFKDSFKVLTGSNVDPELTSKIMLALEKELFGVRLKKVEARKIGSFYIVNVDVFLDPEMPIYKAHAVKRKIVRLARRESALIYHVDVRMFPDPLLRKSGVRRSAK; this comes from the coding sequence TTGAGTTTTGGACTGAGCGAACGCTTAATCAAGGCTAGGAGGGCCTTCATAACCTCAGCGCTCCTCAGCCTGGCAGGGGCTGTCGTAGAGGGTTTGGCGTTGACAGTGTTCTCAAGCATTATTCTCTTAACAGATTTCTTTCATTGGACTCTTGACACTATTGTCGAGTTCATGATGCTTTTCTCAATCTATTATGCTAGCAGGGTGGGCAAGAAGTTTCCCTGGAGCATTCTGATCGTCGAGTTCTCCACCAGCCTTCTAGTGATGATCATTCTCCTAGCTTTCTACGGCTGGGTTGCACTAGACTACGTAAACAACTTAACGGTGACCTACGAAGTGTCAACGACCGACCCTTGGATCTCTCTCGTAACCATATCCGGCGGCTTTATAACTTTCACAGCTTTTCTCCTACAGCGGAGAAACTATAACAGGTATGGGCTCGAGATTCTGAGAATCGATTATACTCATGCGTTAATGGACACGCTGTCCTCTCTCTTCGCAACCATTGGCATTGTCGCCACTGCTTCAACCAGGAGCCATTCGCTGGAAATATTGTTCACAATAATCCTTTTGGTTTTCATCATCCACAGCGTGTTGGAATTGTTCAAGGACAGCTTTAAAGTATTAACCGGTAGCAACGTGGACCCGGAGTTAACGAGCAAGATCATGCTGGCGTTGGAGAAGGAATTATTCGGGGTTAGGTTGAAAAAGGTTGAGGCGAGAAAGATTGGATCCTTTTATATAGTAAACGTGGATGTCTTCCTAGACCCGGAGATGCCCATATACAAAGCCCACGCTGTCAAGAGGAAAATAGTCAGGCTCGCTAGGAGGGAGTCCGCGCTAATCTATCATGTCGACGTCAGGATGTTTCCAGATCCCTTGTTGAGGAAGAGTGGGGTAAGGAGGAGCGCTAAATAA
- a CDS encoding MATE family efflux transporter has protein sequence MNFKSEEAAGETYLARALKTTIPLVLVETVSSLYSLADTYFVSGLGEEALAGVGVAGYILWLYTVVFALFQTPLMILVSQSIGAGMREKARRILGEVCVKGGFAMIMVTVAYYLASPAFLTIQSGLSGAAYDNALSYLLIRVGGLPVFYFSLCFDTAIIATARTKITLLVNTIGLIVNVILDPLLIYGHLGFPGLGVSGAAYATVISSVTTIPLQLHYLRKLGLKPSLDSGESFFKKIISLGAPAFLERLVFSLGNNVYAGVISRISPRVMAAHNIGLRIESLIYMPGFAFATTASTLVGQKIGEGKVEEAGRVGFETIRLGALTMGLLGLVIAVGGRALVEPFSPDGEITELAATYLLIAGLSELGLGLSMIVGGAIRGAGNTKIPFLVNTVSLYLFRVAPSILLSKSLGVIGPWLAMFMDVYARGIILLVVYRKMFHKLAVKHV, from the coding sequence TTGAATTTTAAATCAGAGGAGGCAGCAGGGGAGACCTATCTAGCCAGGGCCTTGAAAACCACTATTCCCTTAGTGCTCGTGGAAACTGTTTCCAGCCTCTACTCCCTCGCAGACACCTATTTCGTATCCGGTCTCGGCGAGGAGGCTCTCGCGGGGGTAGGGGTTGCAGGATATATTCTATGGCTTTACACCGTTGTTTTCGCACTATTCCAGACTCCATTAATGATCCTTGTATCTCAGTCGATTGGCGCCGGGATGAGAGAAAAAGCTCGCAGAATACTTGGCGAGGTTTGCGTGAAGGGAGGCTTTGCGATGATAATGGTTACGGTAGCATACTACTTAGCCTCCCCCGCATTCCTAACAATTCAGTCAGGGCTGTCGGGGGCGGCTTACGATAACGCTCTCTCATATCTTCTAATACGCGTGGGCGGATTACCGGTTTTCTACTTCTCATTATGCTTCGACACCGCGATAATAGCCACGGCTAGGACGAAGATAACCCTGCTGGTTAACACGATTGGTTTAATCGTTAACGTGATTCTTGACCCCTTGCTGATATACGGCCACTTAGGGTTCCCCGGACTAGGCGTCTCCGGGGCCGCGTACGCTACCGTGATATCCAGTGTCACCACGATCCCGTTGCAACTCCACTATCTCCGTAAACTGGGCCTTAAACCTTCCCTAGACAGCGGTGAGAGCTTTTTCAAGAAAATAATTAGCCTTGGGGCTCCCGCCTTCCTTGAAAGACTTGTTTTCTCACTGGGAAACAACGTTTACGCAGGCGTTATCTCCCGCATCAGCCCCCGGGTGATGGCCGCTCACAATATAGGGCTGAGGATTGAAAGCCTGATTTATATGCCGGGCTTCGCGTTCGCCACAACAGCCTCAACTCTTGTAGGGCAGAAAATCGGGGAGGGAAAGGTGGAAGAGGCTGGCAGGGTGGGGTTTGAAACTATAAGGCTTGGGGCTTTGACAATGGGCCTGTTGGGACTAGTGATCGCAGTGGGCGGTAGGGCTCTGGTAGAGCCGTTCTCGCCTGACGGGGAGATCACCGAGTTGGCGGCGACCTACCTGCTTATAGCAGGGCTTAGCGAGCTCGGGCTCGGGCTTTCAATGATTGTGGGAGGCGCTATAAGGGGGGCGGGCAACACTAAAATACCCTTCCTCGTCAACACCGTCTCCCTCTACCTGTTCAGGGTGGCTCCTTCAATACTTCTCTCGAAATCCCTGGGCGTGATCGGCCCTTGGCTAGCAATGTTCATGGACGTGTACGCGAGAGGGATCATCCTCCTTGTTGTTTACAGGAAAATGTTTCATAAACTAGCTGTCAAACATGTCTAG
- a CDS encoding type II/IV secretion system ATPase subunit, translating into MESFEKQYGEGPRFVDRPTGDMRMWSRVNIVYPVGGGVFIHVTNLVRTAAGYNQYISIEPPRPPSNVLKAIEEALALKIKPEHALESAEERKKILLELLEEILDIKDKPVDYASVKPGLPRIPVNREDADYIKYHLIRDKIGVGVIEPFLRDPFLEDISAKGVGNIYVVHKIFGSLETNIGFRSEEELDEFIIKLGEKIGKPISRARPVVDATLPDGSRINIVYGTDVSLFGSNFTIRKVAKTPISVTQLIKWNTFNEYAAAYMWMMLSEGMSAFICGETASGKTTALNALAVFIRPNYKVVSIEDTAEVVLPHKNWVRELTRDTGKPESSVTMFDLLKAALRQRPNYIIVGEIRGAEGNIAFQAMQTGHPVLSTFHAANLERLLQRLTNPPISVPKTNLDTLNIAWFQSSVYDKRGMLVRRMITINEIIGYDPRSDSIAAIPVFTWDPTTDVHRFAGRGSSYLLEEKIAVMRGISRRDIKLVYEELELRARFLRLLVEKNVLDYNDVYRAVVRTYELGLEEAYRRLFKGELL; encoded by the coding sequence ATGGAGTCTTTTGAAAAACAGTATGGAGAGGGGCCAAGATTTGTCGATAGACCCACTGGAGATATGAGAATGTGGTCCAGAGTTAACATTGTCTACCCTGTGGGTGGAGGTGTTTTCATACATGTTACAAATCTCGTTAGAACAGCCGCAGGTTACAACCAGTACATCTCAATCGAGCCTCCCAGGCCTCCCTCCAACGTGTTGAAAGCTATTGAAGAGGCTTTGGCGCTGAAGATCAAGCCGGAGCACGCCTTAGAATCGGCTGAGGAGAGGAAGAAAATCCTGCTCGAACTCTTAGAAGAAATACTCGATATCAAAGATAAACCCGTCGACTATGCTTCTGTGAAACCAGGATTGCCGAGAATACCTGTTAACAGAGAGGACGCGGATTACATTAAATATCATTTAATAAGAGACAAGATAGGTGTGGGAGTTATAGAGCCCTTTCTCAGAGACCCCTTCCTAGAAGATATCAGTGCGAAAGGGGTTGGAAACATATATGTTGTACACAAAATCTTCGGGTCCCTGGAAACAAATATAGGTTTCCGAAGCGAGGAGGAGCTGGACGAGTTCATAATTAAGCTAGGGGAGAAAATAGGGAAACCCATATCTAGGGCTCGACCAGTAGTTGACGCAACCCTTCCGGACGGCAGTAGAATCAACATAGTCTACGGAACCGACGTCAGCCTTTTCGGAAGCAATTTCACTATTCGTAAAGTAGCGAAAACCCCAATCAGCGTGACCCAGCTAATCAAGTGGAATACCTTCAACGAATACGCAGCAGCCTACATGTGGATGATGCTCTCAGAAGGCATGAGCGCTTTCATATGTGGAGAAACAGCTAGCGGTAAGACAACAGCGTTGAACGCCCTCGCAGTCTTTATAAGACCCAACTACAAGGTCGTCTCGATCGAGGATACCGCGGAGGTAGTTCTCCCACATAAAAACTGGGTTAGAGAGCTCACCCGCGACACAGGGAAGCCGGAGAGCAGTGTCACAATGTTCGACCTTCTCAAGGCCGCTCTCCGTCAGCGTCCAAACTACATTATCGTTGGAGAGATAAGAGGTGCGGAGGGCAACATTGCCTTCCAGGCAATGCAGACCGGCCACCCAGTGCTCTCTACATTCCACGCTGCAAACCTGGAGAGACTTTTGCAAAGGCTGACAAACCCCCCTATAAGCGTGCCTAAAACCAATCTCGACACTTTAAACATTGCCTGGTTCCAATCCTCCGTTTATGATAAGCGAGGAATGCTTGTCCGTAGAATGATTACGATCAACGAGATTATAGGGTATGATCCTAGGTCGGACTCCATAGCCGCCATTCCCGTCTTCACCTGGGATCCAACAACCGATGTTCACAGGTTCGCAGGAAGAGGGTCGAGCTACCTGCTCGAGGAGAAGATCGCCGTTATGAGAGGTATTTCTAGAAGGGATATTAAACTGGTCTACGAGGAGTTGGAGCTGAGAGCTAGGTTCCTAAGGCTCTTAGTGGAAAAGAATGTCCTAGATTATAACGACGTGTATAGAGCAGTTGTAAGGACATATGAGCTAGGGCTTGAGGAGGCTTATAGAAGGCTTTTCAAGGGGGAGTTGCTCTAG
- a CDS encoding type II secretion system F family protein, whose translation MSEKKRLTGTIREKLSEYIRRFVFRAITNKWTTIAVAVADSIAVYYIVTTIPYYVNIVLGSFVILGSFLLIYYFNILKRIGIVPVSDDLIFILIHMRCLVTGNPPLTTLFGKVGEATFYRRKYSGMFQKLRGLIKNWGYSAPEALKLVAREASSKVDEMFLQRLSAIVATGGDIKEYLRIEYNTLFAEYKSAYMRMIDTLKVVLGVYTTLLGALTFMLANLMLLGMIFGNISELITTGVLGVGFALISMALLLYIFVRKPLFEARPRKRIGLVMLISFLGLTGLFVFAIIAVYLVISLNIFNVEYVALSLMLTGVSLLPAAVLVKIHEGRITEYDMFFPAFIRSYGEHLAVLPNMIESLKPLLIAELGKLRSLLKRVYARLLNRVDPRIAWGLFADESSSEMVTRGTHIFIDTVETGGDLGEAGALISDHVNELFRLRASYIQVFKTFEVTLYLMHLIVIVLLMFVGSFINIFTSVIASFAGSIPSEYAGIIGFFNVSPQDVSLVTNLILLMITIADTLAVYSVNPGSRYAIYYYLCIMLIITGAAVYTGSIVINGLVSGILGPQGLGGVI comes from the coding sequence TTGAGCGAGAAAAAGAGGTTAACCGGCACTATTAGGGAAAAGCTTTCAGAGTACATTAGGAGGTTTGTTTTCAGAGCCATTACCAATAAGTGGACAACTATTGCTGTTGCTGTTGCCGATTCCATCGCGGTCTACTATATCGTTACGACCATCCCCTATTACGTAAACATTGTTTTGGGGAGCTTCGTAATACTTGGCTCCTTCCTCCTTATCTACTACTTCAATATTTTGAAAAGAATCGGCATAGTCCCTGTTTCCGATGATTTAATATTTATTTTGATCCACATGAGATGCTTAGTAACAGGTAATCCTCCCCTAACAACGCTCTTCGGGAAAGTGGGAGAGGCAACATTCTATAGGAGAAAATACTCTGGTATGTTTCAGAAGCTGAGAGGGTTGATCAAGAACTGGGGCTACAGCGCTCCAGAAGCCCTCAAGCTCGTGGCAAGAGAGGCTTCTTCGAAAGTTGACGAGATGTTCCTCCAGAGGCTATCAGCGATAGTTGCCACGGGCGGAGACATCAAGGAATACCTGCGGATAGAATACAACACCTTGTTCGCCGAGTACAAGTCAGCATACATGAGAATGATAGACACGTTGAAAGTAGTGCTAGGTGTTTACACCACGCTTCTCGGGGCGTTAACTTTCATGTTGGCGAACTTAATGCTCCTCGGAATGATCTTTGGCAATATTTCCGAACTCATTACCACGGGTGTTCTAGGCGTCGGTTTCGCGCTGATAAGCATGGCTCTCCTACTGTACATATTTGTTAGGAAGCCGTTGTTCGAGGCTAGGCCTCGGAAGAGAATCGGACTGGTGATGCTTATTTCATTCCTAGGTTTGACAGGGTTATTCGTGTTCGCAATTATCGCAGTCTACCTTGTGATTTCCCTCAACATTTTCAACGTCGAGTATGTAGCCTTAAGCCTCATGCTGACAGGTGTATCCCTTCTACCCGCGGCAGTCTTGGTCAAGATTCACGAGGGGAGGATAACCGAGTATGACATGTTCTTCCCTGCTTTCATAAGAAGCTATGGCGAACACCTCGCCGTCCTCCCAAACATGATCGAGTCCCTCAAACCCCTACTGATAGCGGAGCTTGGAAAACTCAGGAGTCTTTTGAAAAGAGTTTACGCAAGGCTTTTGAACAGGGTGGACCCCAGGATTGCATGGGGGTTGTTCGCTGACGAGTCTTCAAGCGAGATGGTGACTAGGGGAACCCACATCTTTATAGACACTGTCGAAACAGGCGGAGACCTAGGAGAGGCCGGAGCACTTATTTCAGATCACGTTAACGAATTATTTAGGCTTAGAGCGAGCTACATCCAGGTCTTTAAGACTTTCGAGGTAACCTTGTATCTAATGCACCTTATTGTGATCGTCCTGCTTATGTTTGTTGGAAGTTTCATCAATATCTTCACGAGCGTCATAGCAAGCTTCGCGGGAAGCATTCCAAGCGAATATGCCGGGATCATAGGCTTTTTCAATGTTTCCCCACAGGACGTGTCACTTGTTACCAATTTAATACTATTGATGATAACTATTGCTGACACGCTGGCCGTTTACTCAGTGAATCCTGGATCAAGATATGCTATATATTACTACCTGTGCATCATGCTCATTATAACCGGGGCGGCTGTTTACACTGGCTCGATAGTTATTAATGGACTTGTAAGCGGGATTCTTGGGCCCCAAGGGCTGGGAGGGGTTATTTAG